In the Flavisolibacter tropicus genome, one interval contains:
- a CDS encoding NADP-dependent isocitrate dehydrogenase has product MKIAVAKGDGIGPEIMEAVLNIFKANQVDLEYEYVEMGKWVFDKGFSNGMTPEAQRTIEELGILFKGPMETPKGKGVKSVNVTARKTWNTYANKRVFQTLHGVDTVFSKAGIPIDVTIVRENIEDTYGGIEHMLTHDVALSRRFITRPGSMQVIRYAFEMAQQKGARRITCGHKANIMKLTDGLFLECFYEVAKEFPELNADDKIVDDLAMQLVVKPEQYDVIVLTNLQGDIISDLCAGLVGGLGFAPSANIGDHISIFEAVHGTAPDIAGKNIANPTALLLSGLAMLRHLGLTENAATIENALLYTLETGVHTGDFGDKSKPSVNTTEFANAIIANFGRVPQQGMKPMIPNKPITPAVCHLERNPMMFSKEAEEEKIVGVDMFIESIEQPDVIAQKCQHHGGTKFKLINVSNRGTQVWPTGSKFTNLVNQFNLRFESINNQALTQQDIIGLYVSLSADFKICSLEILNMWGDKRSYSLAQGQ; this is encoded by the coding sequence ATGAAAATAGCGGTTGCTAAAGGCGATGGTATAGGTCCGGAAATTATGGAAGCTGTTCTTAACATCTTCAAAGCCAATCAGGTAGACTTAGAATATGAGTATGTAGAAATGGGTAAATGGGTGTTTGATAAAGGCTTCTCTAATGGTATGACTCCAGAGGCACAACGCACCATTGAAGAACTGGGGATTTTGTTCAAAGGTCCCATGGAAACCCCAAAAGGTAAAGGGGTAAAAAGTGTGAATGTTACTGCACGAAAAACGTGGAATACTTACGCCAATAAGCGCGTATTTCAAACACTGCACGGCGTAGACACCGTCTTCTCCAAAGCAGGTATCCCTATCGACGTTACCATTGTTCGTGAGAATATTGAAGACACGTATGGTGGTATTGAGCATATGCTTACACACGATGTGGCACTGAGCCGTCGTTTCATCACCCGTCCAGGTAGTATGCAGGTGATCCGTTATGCTTTTGAAATGGCACAGCAAAAAGGTGCTCGCCGCATTACCTGCGGTCATAAGGCTAACATCATGAAGCTTACCGATGGCTTGTTCCTGGAGTGCTTCTACGAAGTGGCGAAAGAATTTCCCGAATTGAATGCTGACGACAAGATTGTAGATGACTTGGCTATGCAGTTAGTAGTAAAGCCAGAGCAGTACGATGTAATCGTATTGACCAACCTGCAAGGTGATATCATCTCTGACCTCTGTGCTGGCTTAGTGGGCGGTTTAGGCTTTGCCCCTTCTGCTAATATTGGTGATCATATCTCCATCTTTGAAGCAGTGCATGGCACAGCGCCAGATATTGCTGGGAAGAACATTGCTAACCCCACTGCACTACTACTGAGTGGTCTTGCTATGTTACGTCACTTAGGACTGACAGAGAATGCTGCAACTATTGAAAACGCACTGTTGTATACTTTGGAGACAGGTGTACATACTGGTGACTTTGGTGATAAAAGCAAGCCATCAGTGAATACAACCGAGTTTGCTAACGCTATCATTGCCAACTTTGGCCGCGTACCTCAACAAGGTATGAAACCAATGATCCCTAACAAACCAATTACACCAGCTGTTTGTCACTTGGAAAGAAACCCAATGATGTTCTCAAAAGAAGCTGAGGAAGAGAAGATTGTTGGTGTAGATATGTTTATTGAAAGCATTGAACAACCGGATGTTATTGCGCAGAAATGCCAACATCACGGCGGTACCAAGTTCAAGTTGATCAATGTCTCTAACCGCGGTACGCAGGTGTGGCCTACTGGTTCAAAGTTTACCAACCTGGTAAACCAGTTCAACTTACGCTTTGAAAGCATCAATAACCAGGCATTGACACAACAAGACATCATTGGCTTGTATGTATCACTGAGTGCAGACTTTAAAATTTGCTCACTGGAGATATTGAATATGTGGGGTGATAAACGCAGCTACAGCCTGGCACAAGGACAATAA
- the apaG gene encoding Co2+/Mg2+ efflux protein ApaG codes for MVSKISEGVKISVETFYQQDYSNPIQSEYMFAYRITIENHNDFPVKLHSRHWYIFDSDGSYREVEGEGVVGMQPTIEPGDEYQYVSGCNLHTEMGRMHGAYQMENLHNKQLFEANIPAFEMITPFKYN; via the coding sequence ATGGTTAGTAAAATATCAGAAGGGGTGAAGATTAGCGTGGAGACTTTCTACCAGCAAGATTATTCCAATCCGATCCAATCAGAATACATGTTTGCGTATCGCATTACTATAGAAAATCATAACGATTTCCCTGTGAAGCTGCACAGTCGTCATTGGTATATTTTCGATAGCGATGGTTCTTATAGAGAAGTGGAAGGAGAAGGTGTGGTAGGAATGCAGCCAACTATTGAGCCCGGCGACGAATATCAGTATGTGAGCGGTTGTAACCTTCATACAGAAATGGGACGTATGCACGGTGCTTACCAAATGGAGAACCTGCATAATAAACAGCTCTTTGAAGCAAACATTCCAGCTTTTGAAATGATAACACCGTTCAAGTATAATTAA
- a CDS encoding S41 family peptidase — MYTKTILFNCLLVVASLQSFAQSLPTAEERMALLKGIKEQLQTNYYFQETVPATIQRLDAAEKAGRYNNAPTLDRLFKTIEEDIYATTKDKHIRITYQKPAVNTTTTKKEAVPMYLKNPSYLNEGLPAVEVLPGNIGYLKLTSFGDFETDKSLMAAVFSFVKNTDALIIDLRKNGGGTYSRLVSSYLLPETSIHLITYKWKDGNIDSIYTFKKLDGPRYLNRPVYILTSDVTFSSAEEFVYDLKHLNRVTVVGDTTKGGANPGRPIPFYQFKDGVTLSLFIPFGHVINTVTQSNWEGVGVVPDKPTESEQALLISHLELINQKITKSTSKEEQRLLKWIADDIKANLSPLVLNSVQAGQLTGDFGEYKIVAKGTKLFMERKADQSQYELISIEPNFFLSKELTNTRYRIDHIDNKRQLTVLYRNGREEHFSL; from the coding sequence ATGTACACCAAAACAATTCTTTTCAACTGCTTATTAGTAGTTGCCAGCCTACAATCTTTTGCACAAAGCCTTCCAACAGCAGAAGAAAGGATGGCCCTTTTAAAGGGAATCAAAGAGCAATTGCAAACCAATTATTATTTCCAGGAAACTGTTCCAGCTACCATCCAGCGATTAGATGCTGCAGAAAAAGCAGGACGGTATAATAATGCACCAACACTTGACCGACTCTTTAAGACAATTGAGGAGGATATATATGCTACTACTAAAGACAAGCACATCCGCATTACTTATCAAAAGCCTGCTGTTAATACAACCACTACGAAAAAAGAGGCGGTGCCGATGTACCTAAAAAACCCCTCCTACCTGAATGAAGGGTTACCGGCAGTAGAAGTTTTACCTGGCAATATTGGCTATTTAAAGCTGACTAGTTTTGGTGATTTTGAAACTGATAAAAGTCTGATGGCAGCAGTCTTTAGCTTCGTTAAGAATACAGATGCACTGATTATTGATTTGCGTAAAAACGGTGGCGGTACTTATTCAAGACTTGTTAGTAGTTATCTTTTACCAGAAACTTCTATACACCTGATTACCTACAAGTGGAAAGATGGCAATATTGATAGTATTTATACTTTTAAAAAATTAGATGGTCCCCGTTATTTAAACCGGCCAGTTTATATACTTACCAGCGATGTGACATTTTCCTCTGCTGAAGAATTCGTATATGATCTTAAACATTTAAACCGTGTTACAGTGGTTGGTGATACTACAAAAGGCGGAGCTAACCCTGGCCGTCCTATCCCTTTTTATCAATTTAAAGATGGAGTCACCTTATCTCTTTTTATTCCATTTGGACATGTTATTAATACAGTTACACAATCAAATTGGGAAGGCGTAGGCGTTGTTCCAGATAAACCGACTGAGTCAGAACAAGCGTTGTTAATATCCCATTTGGAATTAATCAATCAGAAAATTACAAAGTCCACTAGTAAAGAAGAGCAACGTCTGTTAAAATGGATAGCCGATGATATCAAAGCAAACTTATCACCGTTAGTACTGAATTCTGTACAAGCAGGGCAATTGACAGGAGACTTTGGAGAATACAAAATAGTAGCAAAAGGCACAAAATTGTTTATGGAGCGAAAAGCAGATCAAAGCCAGTATGAGCTCATTAGCATAGAGCCTAACTTCTTTCTGTCAAAAGAACTGACTAATACACGTTATAGGATTGACCATATAGACAACAAACGACAATTGACCGTTTTGTATAGAAATGGCAGGGAAGAACATTTTAGTTTATAG
- a CDS encoding NAD+ synthase has product MKIFLAQQNYHIGNFEANAQKIIDGISKAKEAGADLIMFPELSICGYPPRDFVEFKDFIDQCYKTIDRVKEHADTIGVLLGSPAYNPQKEGKDLFNAAFLLYEKEIKAEIHKTLLPTYDVFDEYRYFEPAFEWRCIDFKGKKLAVTICEDIWNLGDNPLYRVTPMEHLIKENPDVMLNISASPYNYAADTVRKSIIEAHVAKYSIPMLYCNTVGAQTEVIFDGGSLVYDINGQLIKEMKYFEEDYAIVDLELLTQKKDMPAVAHKYYYSANEVGRDTDTLDYLTDEKSISEIHQALLLGIRDYFGKMGFKKAILGASGGIDSAVVQALAVEALGKENVHVLLMPSEYSSEHSISDAEELSKNLDNRYDIVPIKDVYNQFLSTLKPLFKDLPFSLAEENIQSRSRGNLLMAVANKFGYILLNTSNKSELAAGYGTLYGDMAGGISVLGDLYKMQVYALAKYINREKEIIPNNIITKAPSAELRPGQKDSDSLPDYHILDRILYQYIELRQGPKEIISSGYDAALVNRILKLVNTAEYKRNQFCPIIRVSSKAFGVGRRLPIVAKYLS; this is encoded by the coding sequence ATGAAGATTTTCTTAGCCCAACAGAATTACCATATTGGAAACTTCGAAGCCAATGCTCAAAAGATAATAGATGGAATTAGCAAGGCTAAAGAGGCCGGAGCCGACTTGATCATGTTCCCAGAGTTGTCTATTTGCGGTTACCCTCCCCGTGATTTTGTAGAGTTTAAAGACTTTATCGATCAGTGTTACAAAACAATTGACCGGGTAAAGGAACATGCCGATACGATAGGTGTACTGTTGGGCAGCCCGGCATATAACCCTCAAAAAGAGGGGAAGGATCTGTTCAACGCTGCCTTCTTGTTGTATGAAAAAGAAATCAAAGCCGAGATCCATAAAACCCTGTTGCCGACTTACGATGTGTTTGACGAGTACCGCTATTTTGAACCGGCCTTTGAATGGCGTTGTATAGACTTCAAGGGTAAAAAGCTGGCTGTTACCATTTGTGAAGATATCTGGAACCTGGGTGATAACCCGCTATATCGTGTTACGCCAATGGAGCATTTGATAAAAGAGAATCCAGATGTGATGCTCAATATATCGGCCTCACCTTACAACTATGCGGCAGATACCGTGCGGAAAAGCATTATTGAAGCACACGTAGCCAAGTACAGCATACCTATGTTGTATTGCAATACGGTGGGCGCGCAAACGGAAGTGATCTTTGATGGCGGTAGCTTGGTTTACGATATCAATGGCCAGTTGATAAAAGAGATGAAATATTTTGAAGAAGACTATGCCATTGTTGACCTGGAGCTCCTTACGCAAAAGAAAGACATGCCTGCCGTTGCGCATAAATACTATTACTCTGCGAATGAAGTAGGTAGGGATACGGATACGCTGGATTACCTTACCGATGAAAAGAGTATTTCTGAAATTCATCAGGCCTTGCTGCTAGGTATACGTGATTACTTTGGAAAGATGGGCTTTAAGAAAGCAATTCTGGGTGCCAGCGGCGGTATTGACAGTGCGGTAGTACAAGCCCTGGCTGTTGAAGCATTAGGAAAAGAGAATGTGCATGTGTTGCTGATGCCTTCAGAATATTCAAGCGAGCACTCCATTAGTGATGCTGAGGAGTTAAGTAAGAATTTAGACAACCGCTACGATATCGTACCTATTAAAGATGTATACAATCAGTTTCTCTCCACATTAAAGCCTTTGTTTAAAGATTTGCCCTTCAGCTTGGCAGAGGAAAATATTCAAAGCCGTTCCCGCGGCAATCTGTTAATGGCTGTAGCTAACAAGTTTGGATACATCTTACTTAATACTTCCAATAAAAGTGAGCTAGCTGCTGGTTACGGTACCCTGTATGGTGATATGGCCGGTGGTATCAGTGTGCTGGGCGACCTGTATAAAATGCAGGTATATGCTCTGGCCAAGTATATCAATCGTGAAAAAGAAATTATTCCCAATAATATTATAACTAAGGCGCCCTCAGCAGAATTGAGGCCCGGACAAAAGGATAGCGACAGCCTGCCTGATTACCATATTCTGGATCGGATCTTATACCAATATATTGAGCTGCGCCAAGGCCCTAAAGAGATCATTTCCTCTGGCTATGATGCTGCGTTGGTAAACCGGATTTTGAAACTGGTAAACACTGCCGAATACAAACGCAATCAATTTTGCCCAATCATACGTGTCAGCAGTAAAGCCTTTGGTGTAGGTCGTCGTCTGCCTATTGTGGCTAAATACCTGTCCTGA
- a CDS encoding AAA family ATPase has protein sequence MYRTAEDIRQLNDKISYAGRFIDVLRKEVGKVIIGQNYMLDRLLIGLLSNGHVLLEGVPGLAKTLTIKSLSQAVHAKFSRIQFTPDLLPADVIGTMIYNQQRNEFIVRKGPIFTNFVLADEINRAPAKVQSALLEAMQERQVTIGDNTYKLDDPFLVLATQNPLEQEGTYPLPEAQVDRFLMKVIVGYPTRDEEQLIIRQAVQGLSMPVINPVVSLQEIITARQMVRDIYLDEKVEGYILDIVFATRKPDQYGLDKLKPIISYGSSPRGSINLAIAAKAQAFLNRRGYVVPEDVRAIADDVLRHRIGLTYEAEAESITTEDVIAHIIKKINLP, from the coding sequence ATGTACAGGACAGCCGAAGATATCCGTCAACTCAATGATAAAATAAGCTACGCAGGCAGGTTTATAGATGTATTACGTAAAGAAGTAGGTAAGGTCATTATTGGTCAGAACTATATGTTGGACCGCTTATTAATCGGTTTGCTCAGCAACGGGCACGTATTGTTGGAAGGGGTACCCGGACTGGCAAAGACTTTGACGATCAAATCGCTTTCCCAGGCTGTACACGCTAAGTTTAGTCGTATTCAGTTTACTCCCGATCTTTTACCGGCCGACGTGATCGGTACCATGATCTATAACCAGCAGCGCAATGAATTCATTGTGCGCAAGGGGCCCATCTTTACCAATTTTGTGCTGGCCGATGAAATTAACCGTGCTCCAGCCAAAGTGCAGAGTGCCTTATTGGAAGCCATGCAGGAACGCCAGGTAACCATTGGTGATAATACGTATAAGCTGGACGATCCCTTCTTAGTACTGGCTACACAAAACCCACTGGAGCAAGAAGGTACCTATCCCTTGCCGGAAGCCCAGGTAGACCGTTTCTTGATGAAGGTTATAGTGGGGTATCCTACAAGAGATGAAGAGCAGCTCATTATTCGCCAGGCTGTGCAAGGCTTGTCTATGCCGGTGATAAATCCTGTAGTATCATTACAAGAAATCATTACTGCCCGCCAAATGGTGCGCGATATATATTTAGATGAAAAAGTAGAAGGTTACATCTTGGATATTGTATTTGCTACCCGTAAGCCCGATCAGTATGGCCTGGATAAATTAAAACCTATTATATCCTACGGTTCATCTCCCCGTGGTAGTATTAACCTGGCAATAGCTGCCAAGGCGCAAGCGTTTTTGAATAGGCGAGGGTATGTAGTACCGGAAGATGTGCGTGCTATTGCAGATGATGTATTACGTCACCGTATTGGATTGACGTATGAAGCGGAAGCCGAAAGCATAACCACTGAAGATGTTATTGCACATATTATCAAGAAGATCAATTTGCCGTAG
- a CDS encoding four helix bundle protein: protein MELVKNVYDLVKRYPREELYALTQQTKRAVVSIPSNIAEGIGRNYKKDTIQFLHISRGSLYELETLLLIAHSLDFLEEVSLDSLIRQVQECLRLLNGLIAYYEKSNLK from the coding sequence ATGGAACTAGTAAAGAATGTATATGATTTAGTTAAAAGATATCCAAGAGAGGAATTGTATGCTTTAACACAACAAACAAAAAGAGCAGTGGTGTCAATCCCATCCAATATTGCTGAAGGGATAGGTAGGAATTATAAGAAAGATACCATTCAATTCTTGCACATTTCAAGAGGTTCTTTGTATGAGTTAGAAACTTTGTTGTTGATTGCTCATTCATTGGACTTTCTGGAAGAAGTTAGTTTGGATTCTTTGATCAGGCAGGTTCAGGAATGTTTACGTCTCTTAAATGGATTGATTGCCTATTATGAGAAGTCAAACCTGAAATAA
- a CDS encoding DUF58 domain-containing protein, whose protein sequence is MLTTADILKKVRELEIKSKKLTTDLFTGEYHSAFKGRGMSFKEVREYAPGDDIRFIDWNVSARFGHPFSKVFEEERELTVMLLIDVSGSSLFGTVNNRKRDMATEIAAVLAFSAVNNGDKVGAILYSNKVEKYIPPRKGKQHALFLVRQLLSIQSEGKGTYLSPALKLFQNTTRQRSIAFILSDFIDANYSESLRVSANKHDVVGIKLYDKMDRFLPKVGLLKVEDAETGEQKWVDTNNDLVRHEYEREFFRITDYCNEVFKKSAASLLHIRTDEDYVKVLQHFFISRNK, encoded by the coding sequence ATGCTAACAACAGCAGATATATTAAAGAAGGTTCGCGAGCTGGAGATTAAGAGTAAAAAGCTTACTACAGATTTATTCACTGGTGAATATCATAGTGCTTTTAAGGGACGTGGTATGTCGTTCAAGGAGGTTCGTGAATATGCGCCTGGCGATGATATACGCTTTATTGACTGGAACGTATCGGCGCGTTTTGGACACCCCTTTAGTAAAGTGTTTGAAGAGGAGCGCGAGCTAACAGTAATGCTGCTTATTGATGTGAGCGGCTCTTCTCTGTTTGGTACTGTCAATAATCGCAAGCGTGATATGGCAACAGAGATCGCTGCCGTGCTGGCATTTTCAGCGGTTAACAATGGTGACAAAGTAGGGGCCATCTTGTATAGCAACAAAGTGGAGAAGTACATTCCACCCCGTAAAGGGAAGCAGCATGCATTGTTCCTGGTACGCCAGTTATTGTCTATTCAAAGTGAAGGCAAGGGGACCTATTTGAGTCCGGCCTTAAAACTGTTCCAGAATACCACACGCCAGCGGAGCATTGCTTTCATCTTAAGCGACTTTATCGATGCCAATTATAGTGAGTCTTTACGCGTGTCGGCGAACAAGCATGATGTAGTAGGGATCAAGCTATATGATAAAATGGATCGGTTCTTACCAAAAGTAGGCTTGTTGAAAGTAGAGGATGCTGAAACTGGTGAACAAAAATGGGTGGATACCAACAACGATCTGGTGCGTCATGAATACGAGCGAGAGTTTTTTAGAATTACTGATTATTGCAATGAGGTGTTTAAGAAAAGTGCAGCCAGTCTCTTGCATATTCGTACAGACGAGGATTATGTAAAAGTGCTACAACATTTCTTTATTAGTCGGAATAAATAA
- a CDS encoding BatD family protein, producing the protein MTGRILTILLFLFYTQTGLTQKTNVNVAVDRNQILIGEQLTLTIEAVVPNAGYWPAIDTIPHFEIMQSKIDSQQNGNNLQIKHTLTLTSWDSGRWSIPAIVISGHNKTKPIPITVSFSSPFDPNQDYHDVKDIMEVERPARETWFWYLIGLLLLFVLFVLLFPTKKKKKAEGFVPDEGIYRESLKRLDKLQQQPPAEAKLFYTEMIIIFRDYLYKRKGIQSHAQTTDDLSHQLKKLDLDDATYRPLVQTLLLSDLVKFARFEPIKSDNEKALDTIRQSIIAIEKGQ; encoded by the coding sequence ATGACAGGACGGATTTTAACGATACTTCTTTTTCTTTTCTATACCCAAACAGGCCTTACCCAGAAAACGAATGTAAACGTAGCGGTAGATCGCAACCAGATTTTAATTGGTGAGCAGCTTACCTTAACAATCGAGGCTGTAGTGCCCAACGCTGGTTACTGGCCGGCTATTGACACCATACCGCATTTTGAGATCATGCAGTCTAAAATAGACTCGCAGCAAAATGGCAATAATCTACAAATCAAGCATACCCTTACGCTGACTAGCTGGGATAGCGGGCGCTGGAGCATTCCTGCAATTGTTATTAGCGGACACAATAAGACAAAGCCTATACCCATTACCGTTAGTTTCTCTTCACCATTTGATCCGAATCAGGATTATCATGATGTAAAGGATATCATGGAGGTAGAACGGCCCGCGCGGGAAACATGGTTTTGGTATCTTATAGGCTTACTGTTACTATTTGTTTTATTTGTCTTGCTATTTCCTACTAAAAAGAAAAAGAAGGCAGAAGGGTTTGTGCCGGATGAGGGTATTTACCGCGAGTCATTAAAAAGACTGGACAAGTTACAGCAGCAACCACCTGCTGAAGCCAAACTGTTCTATACAGAAATGATTATTATTTTCAGAGATTATCTCTATAAGCGAAAGGGTATTCAGTCTCATGCGCAAACTACAGATGATCTCAGCCATCAATTGAAAAAGTTGGATTTAGATGATGCCACATATCGCCCGCTGGTTCAAACGCTGCTGTTAAGTGACTTGGTAAAGTTTGCCAGGTTTGAGCCGATAAAAAGCGATAATGAAAAAGCATTGGATACGATCCGTCAAAGTATAATAGCTATAGAGAAAGGACAATGA
- a CDS encoding vWA domain-containing protein, protein MMLYDWVQNIEFKYIWVLPALGMLPVLAWLRFRMARSLKAAFPVTTTKAFQERGGKAAWVQFPFWLQLLAIGCLLVALARPQIRDVRNRKTGEGIDIVLCMDVSGSMLSQDFSPNRLSVAKDMAIEFVRNRPIDQIGLVIFSGESFTQYPITTDHEGLVTQILSLRSGMLEDGTLIGEGLATSVQRLATSKSKSKVVILLTDGKEEAPETRLIDPNTALEIAKAKGVRVYSIGMAGMDRVLVQEGGVVTRSEPLLDEALLKRIATQTGGQYFRARNKEGLQLIYEQIDRLEKSKVEVTSRTRYQEQFPYFILAALILLALSLLLKYTILRTFP, encoded by the coding sequence ATGATGCTATACGATTGGGTACAAAATATAGAGTTTAAATATATCTGGGTTTTGCCGGCATTGGGAATGTTGCCAGTGTTGGCCTGGTTGCGCTTTCGCATGGCGCGTTCGTTAAAGGCCGCCTTTCCGGTAACTACTACAAAGGCATTCCAGGAACGGGGTGGTAAAGCCGCATGGGTGCAATTTCCTTTTTGGCTGCAGCTGTTGGCTATTGGCTGTTTGCTAGTAGCGTTGGCTCGTCCGCAAATACGGGATGTACGTAATAGAAAAACAGGTGAAGGCATTGATATTGTACTCTGTATGGATGTGAGTGGTAGTATGCTCTCGCAGGACTTTTCACCCAACCGCTTATCGGTGGCCAAGGATATGGCTATTGAGTTTGTACGCAATAGGCCCATTGATCAAATTGGCTTGGTGATCTTTTCGGGTGAAAGCTTTACACAATACCCGATTACCACCGACCATGAAGGGTTAGTAACACAGATTTTAAGTCTTCGTAGTGGGATGTTGGAAGATGGAACCTTAATAGGTGAGGGGTTGGCTACATCCGTTCAACGTTTGGCTACCAGCAAGTCGAAGAGCAAGGTTGTTATTCTGCTTACCGATGGTAAAGAAGAAGCACCTGAAACCCGTTTGATTGATCCGAATACCGCCTTAGAAATTGCTAAAGCAAAAGGTGTACGTGTATATAGTATTGGGATGGCGGGCATGGACCGGGTGCTGGTCCAAGAGGGTGGTGTGGTTACCCGCTCTGAGCCGCTTTTAGATGAGGCTTTGCTTAAGCGCATTGCTACTCAAACGGGTGGACAGTACTTTAGAGCCCGCAATAAGGAAGGGCTACAACTGATTTATGAACAAATTGATCGCTTGGAAAAGTCTAAGGTAGAAGTCACTTCTCGTACCCGTTACCAGGAGCAGTTCCCGTATTTTATTTTAGCTGCACTTATACTCCTTGCCTTATCATTACTTTTGAAGTATACAATCTTACGTACATTTCCATAA
- the rsgA gene encoding ribosome small subunit-dependent GTPase A has product MATGIVYRSTGSWYNVKDEQGKFWNARIKGVFKLDNITSTNPIAVGDLVEFETENENENSVIITKIHGRRNYINRQSPRMKHQHHIVASNLDQSILIATVKDPRTSQGFIDRFLVACEMYHVPAVLIFNKLDAYKDKDFEQLAIMQEMYEGIGYKVLPLSVKNKTGLEEVESLLKDKTSLISGHSGVGKSSFINTIIPGSKIKVKDVSNWSGKGQHTTTFAEMYDLPFGGKIIDTPGMREFGLVDVGRFELSGYFPEMRERLNDCQFNNCQHINEPGCAIKQAVIDGEITEDRYVSYYNILVSIPEQSWK; this is encoded by the coding sequence ATGGCAACAGGTATAGTTTATAGGTCTACAGGTAGTTGGTACAATGTAAAGGATGAACAAGGGAAGTTCTGGAATGCCCGTATAAAAGGTGTTTTCAAGCTTGATAATATTACCTCAACCAATCCCATTGCCGTAGGTGACCTGGTAGAATTTGAAACCGAGAATGAAAATGAAAACTCGGTTATTATTACCAAGATTCATGGCCGTAGGAACTATATCAACCGGCAGTCGCCACGCATGAAGCACCAGCATCATATTGTGGCGTCAAATCTGGATCAGTCAATACTAATAGCTACTGTAAAAGATCCGCGCACCTCACAAGGCTTTATAGATCGCTTTCTGGTGGCTTGTGAAATGTACCACGTACCTGCCGTTCTTATTTTCAACAAGTTAGACGCCTATAAAGACAAGGACTTTGAGCAGTTGGCTATCATGCAAGAGATGTATGAAGGTATAGGCTATAAAGTGCTACCGCTTAGTGTCAAAAACAAAACAGGATTAGAAGAGGTAGAAAGTTTGCTAAAGGATAAAACCTCTCTAATAAGTGGACATAGCGGAGTAGGGAAGTCGTCGTTTATAAATACTATTATTCCGGGGAGTAAGATCAAAGTGAAAGACGTAAGTAATTGGAGTGGGAAAGGGCAGCACACCACTACGTTTGCAGAAATGTATGATCTGCCTTTTGGTGGAAAGATTATAGATACTCCAGGGATGCGCGAATTTGGACTGGTAGATGTTGGGCGTTTTGAGTTAAGCGGCTATTTTCCCGAAATGCGCGAACGCCTGAATGATTGCCAGTTTAATAACTGCCAGCACATAAACGAACCAGGTTGCGCTATTAAGCAAGCTGTAATTGATGGAGAGATTACCGAAGATCGTTATGTAAGCTATTACAATATCTTAGTGAGCATTCCGGAACAAAGCTGGAAATAA
- a CDS encoding gamma carbonic anhydrase family protein translates to MALILPVEDKNPQWGEDCFIAPNATIVGDVVMGNQCSIWFNTVVRGDVNSIRMGNKVNVQDGAVIHATYQKTKAIIGNNVSIGHNAIVHGCTLHDNVLVGMGSIVMDNAIVHSNTIIAAGAVVLEGTICEGGSIYAGVPAKKVKTISQEKVEGEINRIANNYIRYSKWFDNVNEAQSTVGSSQSTE, encoded by the coding sequence ATGGCTTTGATATTACCAGTTGAAGACAAGAACCCTCAGTGGGGTGAGGATTGTTTTATAGCACCAAATGCTACCATTGTTGGCGATGTAGTAATGGGCAACCAGTGCAGCATTTGGTTTAATACTGTAGTACGCGGTGATGTTAACAGTATTCGCATGGGTAATAAAGTAAATGTGCAGGATGGTGCTGTTATTCATGCTACCTATCAAAAAACAAAAGCCATTATTGGGAATAACGTTTCCATTGGTCATAATGCCATAGTACATGGTTGTACACTACATGATAATGTGTTGGTAGGCATGGGTTCCATAGTTATGGACAATGCTATTGTACATAGCAATACAATTATTGCTGCCGGTGCTGTAGTATTGGAAGGCACCATTTGCGAAGGCGGCTCTATTTATGCTGGTGTACCTGCCAAAAAAGTAAAAACGATCTCCCAGGAAAAAGTGGAAGGTGAAATCAACCGTATTGCCAATAATTACATACGCTATAGTAAGTGGTTTGATAATGTAAATGAAGCCCAGTCCACGGTCGGCAGTTCTCAGTCGACAGAATAA